Proteins from a single region of Halorubrum sp. 2020YC2:
- the lrp gene encoding HTH-type transcriptional regulator Lrp: MTYENLDAKLINSLLSNGRASLRSLGDELDVSVTTVSNHLRDLEEEGVIDGYTPVVDYDKLGYDVTAVLQLKVEGSALPDVTEKLRQEKRMVSVYEVTGDYDVIAIGKFTDTDGMNDQIKSILTDADIRESNTSVVLNAVTENEQFDLDVQE, translated from the coding sequence ATGACGTACGAAAACCTCGACGCGAAGCTCATCAACTCGCTGCTCAGCAACGGCCGGGCGAGCCTCCGAAGCCTCGGTGACGAACTCGACGTCTCGGTGACGACCGTCTCGAACCACCTCCGCGACCTCGAGGAAGAGGGCGTGATCGACGGGTACACGCCCGTCGTCGACTACGACAAGCTCGGCTACGACGTGACGGCCGTGCTCCAGCTCAAGGTCGAGGGGAGCGCCCTGCCGGACGTCACGGAGAAGCTCCGCCAGGAGAAACGGATGGTGAGCGTCTACGAGGTCACCGGCGACTACGACGTGATCGCCATCGGGAAGTTCACCGACACCGACGGGATGAACGACCAGATCAAGTCGATCCTCACGGACGCGGACATCCGCGAGTCGAACACGAGCGTCGTGTTGAACGCGGTCACCGAAAACGAGCAGTTCGACCTCGACGTTCAGGAGTAG